Proteins encoded in a region of the Candidatus Obscuribacter sp. genome:
- a CDS encoding SAM-dependent chlorinase/fluorinase — MKNYGPVISFTSDFGTNDGYTGTVKGVILSRAPQAVIVDVCHQIEPWNVTSAAWIISSAYKYFPQGTIHIVVVDPQVGSAQRRILLKTDSELFLAPDNGILTLILKEQANFKAYELNKKEFWMPYVSNTFHTRDIFAPVAAHLVNGAKPEEVGTEIDVKSLARLENQETSTKDGVTSGRVVHVDRFGNLITNIPNDKVRPKAACFLDDLKVGTVNNTYSSVTEGMAVAFPASHGYLEIAIHQGRANEILKAKVGSQVALETIKQEG; from the coding sequence ATGAAAAATTATGGTCCAGTAATCAGTTTTACCTCTGACTTTGGCACCAATGATGGTTACACCGGCACCGTCAAAGGCGTAATCCTCTCACGTGCGCCTCAGGCAGTCATAGTCGATGTTTGCCACCAGATTGAGCCCTGGAACGTCACCTCAGCAGCTTGGATCATCTCCAGTGCCTACAAATACTTCCCCCAGGGCACTATCCACATAGTTGTAGTCGATCCCCAGGTAGGTAGCGCCCAGAGACGGATATTGCTTAAGACCGACTCCGAACTCTTTCTTGCTCCAGACAATGGCATCCTTACATTGATACTCAAAGAACAAGCCAATTTCAAAGCTTATGAATTAAACAAAAAAGAGTTCTGGATGCCCTATGTCTCCAATACTTTTCATACACGAGATATTTTTGCCCCAGTGGCGGCACACTTGGTCAACGGCGCTAAGCCCGAGGAAGTAGGCACAGAAATAGACGTAAAGAGTCTGGCACGCCTGGAGAATCAGGAAACAAGCACCAAGGATGGTGTCACCAGCGGCAGAGTTGTGCACGTTGATCGCTTTGGCAATCTTATTACCAATATTCCCAATGACAAAGTCAGGCCTAAAGCCGCTTGCTTCCTGGATGATCTCAAGGTTGGCACTGTTAACAACACCTATTCTTCGGTAACCGAAGGCATGGCCGTAGCATTTCCTGCCAGCCACGGTTATTTAGAGATAGCCATTCACCAGGGCCGGGCAAACGAAATCCTGAAAGCCAAAGTAGGCTCCCAGGTGGCTTTAGAAACAATCAAACAAGAAGGTTAG
- a CDS encoding type II toxin-antitoxin system PemK/MazF family toxin, whose protein sequence is MTNKPTQYRKGDVVLVSFPYTTDEGQTQTKRRPAVLISNDYNNSRLDDVLLVPLTSNTSRAAREPTQVEVYMNSPEGQSGGLRLDSVIDCTVIATIPKTLLVSKIGAFPQDVMEKVDQCLMIAMSIGRPVGGPLPEPTP, encoded by the coding sequence ATGACGAACAAGCCGACACAGTACAGGAAAGGTGATGTCGTCTTAGTGTCTTTTCCTTACACAACGGATGAAGGCCAGACACAGACGAAGAGACGCCCGGCTGTGTTGATCTCTAATGATTACAACAATTCCCGTCTTGATGACGTCCTTCTCGTGCCGTTGACAAGTAATACTTCGCGCGCGGCTCGTGAGCCCACGCAGGTGGAAGTTTATATGAACTCGCCGGAAGGTCAATCCGGTGGTCTGCGCCTGGATAGCGTCATCGACTGTACCGTTATTGCCACCATTCCCAAGACTCTTTTGGTCTCAAAAATTGGTGCTTTTCCTCAAGACGTCATGGAAAAAGTCGATCAATGTCTCATGATCGCTATGTCAATTGGGCGTCCAGTGGGCGGTCCACTGCCTGAGCCGACTCCCTAA